From Desulfuromonas soudanensis, the proteins below share one genomic window:
- a CDS encoding acylphosphatase has product MKSVRATVRIKGRVQGVNFRYFTQRTACQHGITGWVRNLPDGDVEALFEGTQSAVQAVIDWCRSGPAAAQVDELLIDWEDFRGEFDSFEVHR; this is encoded by the coding sequence ATGAAATCTGTCAGGGCGACGGTCCGGATCAAGGGGCGGGTTCAGGGGGTCAACTTCCGTTATTTCACCCAGCGCACCGCCTGCCAGCACGGCATCACCGGCTGGGTGCGCAATCTCCCCGACGGCGACGTCGAGGCCCTCTTCGAAGGGACGCAGAGCGCGGTGCAGGCGGTCATCGACTGGTGCCGCAGCGGCCCGGCCGCCGCCCAGGTCGACGAACTCCTCATCGACTGGGAGGATTTTCGCGGCGAGTTCGACTCCTTCGAGGTCCACCGCTGA
- the rsmI gene encoding 16S rRNA (cytidine(1402)-2'-O)-methyltransferase produces MSGVKGGTLYLVSTPIGNLEDLTFRALRVLKEVDLVAAEDTRHSRKLFNHYGITTSLTSYFEHNEGEKGARLIEALQQGKSVALISDAGTPAISDPGYLLVSRCRDLGIEVCAVPGPSATVAALSISGLPVERFAFEGFLPPRSAARRAAFALLRSERRTTLYYEGPHRLLAALKDLQLEVGETRLIAVARELTKMHEELFRGTVAEALDHFGRERVRGEIVLLVGPAPEEKPAGTVREALLKRRQECDLPMRQIVKEVAKEFGLSGSEVYRVSLELDGEGD; encoded by the coding sequence ATGAGCGGCGTCAAAGGGGGGACTCTCTATCTGGTCTCCACCCCCATCGGCAACCTCGAGGATCTCACCTTCCGGGCGCTGCGCGTCCTCAAGGAGGTCGACCTGGTCGCCGCCGAGGACACCCGCCACAGCCGCAAGCTCTTCAACCACTACGGGATCACCACCTCCCTCACCTCCTACTTCGAGCACAACGAGGGGGAAAAGGGGGCGCGGCTCATCGAGGCGCTGCAGCAGGGAAAGTCGGTGGCACTGATTTCCGACGCCGGAACCCCGGCGATCTCCGATCCCGGCTATCTCCTCGTCTCCCGCTGCCGCGATCTGGGGATCGAGGTCTGCGCCGTCCCCGGACCCTCGGCGACGGTGGCCGCCCTCTCCATCTCCGGGCTGCCGGTGGAGCGCTTCGCCTTCGAGGGGTTTCTCCCCCCCCGCAGCGCCGCCCGGCGCGCGGCCTTTGCCCTGCTGCGCAGCGAGCGGCGCACCACCCTCTACTACGAGGGGCCGCACCGGCTCCTGGCGGCCTTGAAGGATCTGCAGCTCGAAGTCGGGGAGACGCGGCTCATCGCCGTGGCGCGGGAGCTGACGAAGATGCACGAGGAGCTCTTTCGCGGCACGGTGGCCGAGGCCCTGGACCATTTCGGCAGGGAGCGGGTGCGGGGGGAGATCGTACTGCTGGTGGGGCCGGCCCCGGAGGAAAAGCCTGCGGGGACGGTGCGCGAAGCGCTGCTGAAAAGGAGGCAGGAGTGTGATCTGCCGATGCGCCAGATCGTCAAGGAGGTGGCCAAGGAGTTCGGCCTCTCCGGAAGCGAAGTCTACCGGGTGAGCCTCGAACTCGACGGGGAAGGGGACTGA